The following proteins are encoded in a genomic region of Amphiura filiformis chromosome 11, Afil_fr2py, whole genome shotgun sequence:
- the LOC140164217 gene encoding uncharacterized protein isoform X1 — MKAVELRGRYDVQQQDIKCEITDHFFDSHMFQDAIDIPLSNLMTELPNPASDIDNQNHAPDYKDVQQEFDNAKKHGIDTNKLKQDTLTASIDILGGSLTKSNINNILRRLKADGALSRDDVQRIQEHPTKFTDIDKTENLLDMLCRKANTANVIFLDALYSESPDLYRQVRKLQQEKVEETLLQLNRSDQSKLDFGESISLPEIGAICEIPEGAGKKGIPEVDMPISKQRIKTDEFPTTDPDQRIRAASEIESFDKPETPTTDPDQRMRAASEIESLDKPETIESFKDLAKRKLDDDDPHVLIKSEQEILVQRNDQSKMNLQEGNLSQAKTGARCEIQEGSHRKDISAVDVSMSIQENTIHNFPATDPDQRMIATSEIESLDKPETIEPFKDLAIRKLDDNDAHVLIAPQQEMLLPRNAQRKKDLQEENLSHPVIGVTCELPEDARRKDVPAVDVSMSIQENTIDDFLAIDHDHLMIAADEIKSLDKPATITLPQPVASSKDLDIRKHDDEDTNDLLKSQQESQHSVSQKWKLIQEFGMKGDGPGQFKKANGIAVCNNGDIVVTDHRTTTTKAYLFNSNGKYQFTFQSHLTNPNGKLLYPMRVAVTGGDVLISDTSKLVKIFDVSGDYLKSLSTAAPECDSTTKYCTYGIAVTPSGGVCAGDIKRRVVTLRNTMNEQQVKIMPISIQPYHLACDRDNNVWASDCFVSKVIRLSGNGDVMCCIDSFKVDGKTGAPYGVVCDEDLLYIAVKEINEMHQHIPNTGHIHQYSIGGQYLGCIITHMNAPCGIAISNGKLFVANSKSILVYGMDIPGVDVSMSIPENNIDDFSAVASDQLMIAAGEVDPHSVESINDLGTRKPDDEDAHVLFKQETLLQDNRSDQSKQEFQGESPLLPEIGAKYEIPECTRKKDIPELDVSMSIQENTVIDPDHRMTADGEIESFDKPVTITVPHSVESFKDLDFRKLGVEKQETLLQNNRSDQSKKDFQEENLLLPEIGARYEIPEGARMKDNPEVDVPMSIQENTSIDPDHRMTVDGEIESVDKPVTITVPHSVERFKDLDFRKLGDEKQKTLLQNNRSDQSKKDFQEENLLLPEIGARYEIPEGAPMRDMSEVDVPMSIQENTSIDPDHRMTADGEIESLDKPVTITAAHPVESFKDLDDDDAHDLFKSQQESQHSVSQKWKLIQEFGMEGDGPGQFKKANGIAVCNNGDIVVTDHRATTTKAYLFNSNGKYQFTFQSHLTNPNGKLLYPMRVAVTGGDILISDTSKLVKIFDFSGDYLNSLSTAAAECDSTTKYCTYGIAVTPSGVVGAGDIKRRVVTLRNTTDEQLVKMVPISIQPYHLACDRDNNVWASDCFASKVIRLSGNGDVTCCIDSFKVDGKTGAPYGVVCNEDLVYIAVKEINEMHQHIPNTGHIHRYTIGGQYLGCIIRHMNAPCGIAISNGKLFVANSKSVLVYEQV, encoded by the exons ATGAAAGCTGTGGAGCTTCGGGGTCGATATGATGTGCAACAACAAGACATCAAATGCGAAATCACAGATCACTTCTTTGACAGCCATATGTTTCAAGATGCAATAG acatTCCACTTTCAAATTTGATGACGGAACTGCCGAATCCAGCATCTG ACATTGATAACCAGAACCATGCTCCTGATTACAAGGACGTTCAACAGG AATTTGATAATGCAAAGAAACATGGCATAGACACCAATAAATTGAAACAGGATACCCTCACGGCCTCAATTGACATCCTTGGTGGATCTCTGACGAAATCTAACATCAACAATATCCTGAGGAGATTGAAAGCTGATGGAGCTCTGAGTCGCGATGACGTCCAAAGAATCCAGGAACACCCAACTAAATTTACCGATATTGACAAAACCGAGAATTTGctagatatgttatgcagaaaaGCTAACACAGCAAATGTTATCTTCCTGGATGCTTTGTACAGCGAAAGCCCAGATTTATATAGGCAGGTCAGAAAACTCCAGCAGGAAAAGGTCGAAG AAACACTGTTACAGTTGAACAGAAGTGACCAGAGTAAACTTGACTTTGGAGAAAGCATTTCTCTTCCAGAGATTGGTGCAATATGTGAAATTCCAGAGGGCGCAGGCAAGAAGGGCATCCCAGAGGTTGATATGCCAATTTCCAAACAAAGGATTAAAACTGACGAATTTCCAACAACCGACCCTGATCAACGAATAAGAGCTGCCAGTGAAATTGAATCTTTTGACAAACCTGAAACCCCAACAACCGACCCTGATCAACGAATGAGAGCTGCCAGTGAAATTGAATCTTTGGACAAACCAGAAACCATTGAAAGTTTCAAGGATCTTGCCAAAAGGAAACTTGATGACGATGATCCCCATGTTTTGATAAAGTCAGAGCAAG AAATACTGGTACAAAGAAATGACCAGAGTAAAATGAACTTGCAAGAAGGAAACCTTTCACAAGCAAAGACTGGAGCAAGATGTGAAATTCAAGAGGGCTCACACAGGAAGGACATCTCAGCGGTAGACGTGTCAATGTCCATACAAGAGAATACAATTCACAATTTCCCAGCAACTGACCCTGATCAACGGATGATAGCTACCAGTGAAATTGAATCTTTGGACAAACCAGAAACCATTGAACCTTTCAAGGACCTTGCTATAAGGAAACTTGATGACAATGATGCTCATGTTTTGATTGCGCCACAGCAAG AAATGCTGCTACCAAGAAATGCCCAGCGTAAAAAGGACTTACAAGAAGAAAACCTTTCACATCCAGTGATTGGAGTAACATGTGAACTTCCAGAGGACGCTCGCAGGAAGGACGTCCCAGCTGTAGATGTGTCAATGTCCATACAGGAGAATACAATTGACGATTTCCTAGCAATCGATCATGATCATCTGATGATTGCTGCCGATGAAATTAAATCTTTAGACAAACCAGCTACCATCACTCTTCCTCAACCTGTTGCAAGTTCCAAGGATCTTGACATAAGGAAACATGACGACGAGGATACCAATGATTTGTTGAAGTCACAGCAAG AATCACAGCATTCAGTATCACAAAAATGGAAACTGATACAAGAATTTGGCATGAAAGGAGATGGTCCAGGTCAGTTCAAAAAGGCCAATGGAATTGCTGTGTGTAACAATGGAGACATTGTTGTAACAGATCATAGAACAACAACTACAAAAGCGTACCTGTTCAACAGTAACGGCAAATATCAGTTTACATTCCAATCCCATCTAACCAATCCTAATGGCAAACTGCTATACCCAATGCGCGTCGCGGTTACAGGTGGAGATGTTTTAATCTCGGATACATCAAAGCTCGTAAAAATCTTTGATGTTAGTGGAGATTATCTGAAAAGTCTATCTACTGCTGCACCAGAATGTGATAGTACTACAAAGTATTGCACTTATGGCATAGCAGTAACCCCATCGGGAGGGGTTTGCGCAGGTGACATTAAGAGACGCGTTGTAACACTACGTAATACTATGAACGAACAGCAAGTTAAGATTATGCCAATCTCTATCCAGCCATATCATCTGGCCTGTGACAGAGACAATAATGTGTGGGCATCTGATTGCTTTGTCAGCAAAGTGATTAGATTGAGTGGCAATGGAGACGTGATGTGTTGCATTGATTCCTTTAAGGTGGATGGCAAAACAGGTGCTCCTTATGGCGTGGTATGTGATGAAGATCTTTTGTACATAGCTGTGAAAGAGATCAACGAGATGCATCAGCATATACCAAATACAGGTCATATACATCAATACTCTATCGGCGGGCAATACTTGGGTTGCATTATCACACATATGAATGCACCATGTGGTATTGCAATATCAAATGGGAAGCTCTTCGTGGCTAATTCTAAATCGATATTGGTGTATGGGATGGACATTCCAGGGGTAGATGTTTCAATGTCTATACCAGAGAACAATATTGATGATTTCTCTGCAGTCGCTTCTGATCAACTGATGATAGCTGCGGGTGAAGTTGATCCTCACTCTGTTGAAAGTATCAATGATCTTGGCACAAGGAAACCTGATGACGAGGATGCCCATGTTTTGTTTAAGCAAG AAACATTGTTACAGGACAACAGAAGTGACCAGAGTAAACAGGAATTCCAAGGAGAAAGTCCTTTACTTCCAGAGATTGGAgcaaaatatgaaattccagagtGTACTCGCAAAAAGGACATTCCAGAATTAGATGTGTCAATGTCCATACAAGAGAATACAGTAATCGATCCTGATCATCGGATGACAGCCGACGGTGAAATTGAATCTTTTGACAAACCAGTCACCATCACTGTTCCTCACTCTGTTGAAAGTTTCAAGGATCTTGACTTTAGGAAACTTGGTGTCGAGAAGCAAG AAACACTGTTACAGAACAACAGAAGTGACCAGAGTAAAAAGGACTTCCAAGAAGAAAATCTTTTACTTCCAGAGATTGGAGCAAGATATGAAATTCCAGAGGGCGCTCGCATGAAGGATAACCCAGAGGTAGATGTGCCAATGTCAATACAAGAGAATACATCAATCGACCCTGATCATCGGATGACAGTTGACGGTGAAATTGAATCTGTGGACAAACCAGTCACCATCACTGTTCCTCACTCTGTTGAACGTTTCAAGGATCTTGACTTTAGGAAACTTGGTGACGAGAAGCAAA AAACACTGTTACAGAACAACAGAAGTGACCAGAGTAAAAAGGACTTCCAAGAGGAAAATCTTTTACTTCCAGAGATTGGAGCAAGATATGAAATTCCAGAGGGGGCTCCCATGAGGGACATGTCAGAGGTAGATGTGCCAATGTCCATACAAGAGAATACATCAATCGATCCTGATCATCGGATGACAGCTGACGGTGAAATTGAATCTTTGGACAAACCAGTCACCATCACTGCTGCTCACCCTGTTGAAAGTTTCAAGGATCTTGATGACGATGATGCCCATGATTTGTTTAAGTCACAACAAG AATCACAGCATTCAGTATCACAAAAATGGAAACTGATACAAGAATTTGGCATGGAAGGAGATGGTCCAGGTCAGTTCAAAAAGGCCAATGGAATTGCTGTATGTAACAATGGAGACATCGTTGTAACAGATCATAGAGCAACAACTACAAAAGCGTACCTCTTCAACAGTAACGGCAAATATCAGTTTACATTCCAATCCCATCTAACCAATCCTAATGGCAAACTGCTATACCCAATGCGCGTCGCGGTTACAGGTGGAGATATTTTAATCTCGGATACATCAAAGCTCGTAAAAATCTTTGATTTTAGTGGAGATTATCTAAATAGTCTTTCTACTGCTGCAGCAGAATGTGATAGTACTACAAAGTATTGCACTTATGGCATAGCAGTAACCCCATCGGGAGTGGTGGGCGCAGGGGACATCAAGAGACGCGTAGTAACACTGCGTAATACTACGGACGAGCAGCTAGTTAAGATGGTGCCAATCTCTATCCAGCCATATCATCTGGCCTGTGATAGAGACAATAATGTATGGGCATCTGATTGCTTTGCCAGCAAAGTGATTAGATTGAGTGGCAATGGAGATGTGACGTGCTGCATAGATTCCTTTAAGGTGGATGGCAAAACAGGTGCTCCTTATGGTGTGGTATGTAATGAAGATCTTGTGTACATAGCCGTGAAAGAGATCAACGAGATGCATCAGCACATACCGAATACAGGTCACATACATCGATACACAATTGGCGGGCAATACTTGGGTTGCATTATCAGACATATGAATGCACCCTGTGGTATTGCAATATCAAATGGGAAGCTCTTCGTGGCTAATTCCAAATCGGTATTAGTGTATGAGCAAGTGTAA